A stretch of the Vigna radiata var. radiata cultivar VC1973A chromosome 7, Vradiata_ver6, whole genome shotgun sequence genome encodes the following:
- the LOC106765521 gene encoding serine/threonine-protein phosphatase 7 codes for MTLQADSAGAAPSPDSANGIVPNLEETPQSQPQPQSPPSPQPSLSRPPPELCIPIWWPEDGNLSMDWVENLMLCFDWSSRNLPPSELPSVLPVKVFDSLILIASKMLHKEPNCVTIDPFRPSPNDNSPSAASVVVVGDVHGQLHDLLFLLKDAGFPSRDRIFVFNGDYVDRGAWGLETFLMLLAWKVFMPHNIYLLRGNHESKYCTSVYGFEKEVMVKYGDKGKHVYRKCLGCFEGLPLASIIAGCVYTAHGGLFRSVTVMPSKRFKGKKNRKINVNHDSKTLSLGSLEELSKARRSVLDPPWEGPNLIPGDVLWSDPSKNPGLAPNKERGIGLLWGPDCTEEFLKKYQLKLIIRSHEGPDAREKRDGLDGMDEGYTIDHTVDSGKLVTVFSAPDYPQFQATEKRYNNKGSYVVLEPPNFDNPIFHGFSAVTPRPKVNAYYDYEEVIDSDEELDLASMVTS; via the exons ATGACCCTGCAAGCTGATTCAGCAGGAGCAGCACCATCACCTGATTCCGCAAACGGCATCGTCCCCAACTTAGAAGAAACCCCACAGTCCCAGCCACAGCCACAGTCTCCGCCTAGTCCGCAACCGTCCCTTTCCAGGCCACCGCCAGAACTGTGTATACCAATATGGTGGCCGGAAGATGGAAATCTCAGCATGGATTGGGTGGAGAACCTGATGCTGTGCTTCGATTGGTCTTCGCGGAATCTTCCTCCGTCGGAGTTACCTTCCGTTCTCCCCGTCAAAGTCTTCGACTCTCTCATCCTCATCGCCTCCAAGATGCTTCACAAGGAACCCAATTGCGTCACTATAGACCCCTTTCGCCCTAGCCCCAACGATAACTCTCCATCCGCCGCCTCTGTCGTTGTCGTGGGCGATGTTCATGGACAACTCCATgatcttcttttccttctcaaaGATGCTGGTTTCCCCTCCCGAGATCGAATCTTTGTCTTTAACGGGGATTACGTGGATCGAGGAGCATGGGGCCTCGAAACCTTCTTGATGTTGTTGGCTTGGAAG GTATTCATGCCACATAACATATATCTGCTACGAGGGAATCATGAATCAAAATACTGTACCTCGGTTTATGGTTTTGAGAAAGAAGTAATGGTAAAGTATGGTGATAAAGGTAAGCATGTGTACCGGAAATGTTTGGGGTGCTTTGAAGGTCTTCCTTTGGCTTCTATTATAGCAGGGTGTGTATACACTGCTCATGGAGGACTTTTCCGCAGTGTAACTGTGATGCCGTCAAAGAGGTTTAAAGGAAAGAAGAACCGTAAGATTAATGTCAATCATGACAGCAAAACTCTGTCTCTTGGTTCCTTGGAAGAATTGTCTAAGGCTCGACGATCAGTTCTTGATCCTCCTTGGGAAGGTCCAAATTTGATTCCTGGTGATGTTTTGTGGTCTGATCCATCAAAAAATCCAGGTCTTGCTCCAAATAAAGAAAGAGGCATTGGCTTGTTGTGGGGTCCTGATTGTACTGAAGAATTTTTGAAGAAGTACCAACTAAAG tTGATCATCAGATCACATGAAGGCCCTGATGCTAGGGAGAAAAGGGATGGTCTAGATGGAATGGATGAAGGTTACACCATTGACCATACTGTAGATTCGGGAAAGCTGGTCACTGTGTTTAGTGCACCAGATTACCCACAGTTTCAG GCAACAGAGAAGAGGTATAACAACAAAGGTTCCTATGTTGTCCTTGAACCACCGAATTTTGACAATCCTATATTTCATGGATTTTCAGCAGTTACTCCCAGGCCGAAG GTAAATGCCTATTACGATTACGAAGAGGTGATAGACTCGGATGAAGAATTGGACTTGGCATCCATGGTAACTTCCTGA